GGAAAAGTAATTTGTTGCATATTCATTTAATACATGGACTTGTTTATAAcaccaaaaataaatacatacaattgttCTAAATTGAATTTCCCTggaaaaatgaatctaaatctttttaatattatgtagatatttttaacaattaaaattaaaagtaaaataaaatgttaaaatgatgcaccgtcttgaatggtgctaGAAAGAAGACATTCGAGTGCAAACGGTTAAAATTGTCCTTTGCAGATATCATTACTcgacacaaaattagaaaaaaaaatctataatatctGAAGAGTTTTGTGGGATCCTATTAAATAAAAACGGcaacaaatcttaaaaaaatgtcatcaatttagaaaatagataagagttataatcagattttttttttttttttttttttttttttagacttcGGAAATTCTCGTTCCTCGTCTTTTACCCGGGACAATAAGGTGTCAAGATATACCATTCCCACCCCAATCAGGAGAAATGATCAAGTTCTTCGAATTCATGCGTCTGGTGTTTAGGTATACTTGTGAAGAATCCAAAGAGAGATTTTGGAAAGCAGAAGCTACAGAAGAGGAAACGGAAAATGAAATTGAGTCAGATGACTATTTGTTCCTTCAAAGAAATTCTAGAAACAGTCTCCAATTGGATGAATCTATCGAGAGTGTGtattattatagaaaagaatttgAAGAACGTGAATATGAAGATACTATGCTCCACCAGAGAGATTCTAAAAACAACCTGCTCCACCTGGATGAGTCTGCAGAGAGTGTGTGCCATCGACAGGAATTTGAAGAACATGAATATGAAGCCATCATGCTCCatcaaatagattttaaaaacaatttgctcCACCCAGATGAGACAATAGAGAAAGCGTGTCATCGACAAGAGTTTGAACGAGACCATGAACTTGAAGCTACATTGTTACGTCGGCCATTGTTTGAAGGAGAACGTGCAGCCGAAGCAAATCTGCGTCATCGACCATTGTTTGAAAATGGTTTGCTACGCCGTCCGTTGTCTGAAGGAGAATATGGATCAAATCTGCTTCGCAgacaaatgatgaaaaattatccGTTTCATCGTTCAGTGTCTGAAGGTGAATCTGACGGAGGATTGTTCCGTAGAGCATTGTTTGAAGGTCGTCTGATTCGCTTACAAATACTTGaaggagaataaaaatatttttgcaatgacAAACACTTAAGaggacaaaaaatataaaaggggagcttattttaactgcttttaatttttagcttattCGTTAAGTTTTTTTGCTATTTATACCCTTTTTTATGGCACTGACGATacagaaattttcttaattaacctacctgaagaatttttatatgaatcgGAGATGGAAACTCCATCATATAAggacttttaactttttttgctaGCCTCATCGATTTGCTCTAAtacgaataaatatttgttaatatactattttagtttaaaattttctaccaAATATGTTCTATCCTTAACAAAGAAGAATCGAataaagaatatgcattttaagtAAACGTTTCGAATTTATTGAAGTAATGATCacttcaaatgtaatttttcagtTGTAACAAATATGAATTTCCTAGATAAAATTGCAACAAACCTGCATTCATGCAACCAACATACGTCTGCacatcatttaatatttcatctaCCTTTGCTTTTGCAAATAATATCTACAATATCTATTTGCAAGACCAATTTCTCTAATAAGTCAACGATTCATTATTTGGCACCGACTTCTGCTGCTGTCGTTACCAAGAATACAACACACTGTTCGTCCATCAAAGCGgattattaaaatactgaattacAACACAAATTTAACTTTATCCAGAGCTTTGAATaacttataaagatttttttttaagcgCAAGGCAGGAAAAAAATTCCAGTTACATATTATATAGCATAAAAAGAACACATGGTTACATTAAATGTATATTAgagggaataatttttaataattttcagactTGGGAACAAaaactgatattaaataaatccaacttttgaatatgaatgaatcatttattgttaagttttgagaaaatatgtaaataaatgcgTTTTTGAGATGAGCATGCAACATTTTATTACGAACGTAATTAACATAGCGTTAATAATAATTGACATCTCAAAATTCCACCAACTTTAACTGATGGAACTGTAAA
Above is a genomic segment from Argiope bruennichi chromosome 1, qqArgBrue1.1, whole genome shotgun sequence containing:
- the LOC129971504 gene encoding uncharacterized protein LOC129971504; protein product: MATATFLNFLRYPHGRAIDGINYEMVKCIVCPKCWLKYIYQYITLLLMVIAAWFAIGTKNIGASLVIVVFVFVFLSTSEILVPRLLPGTIRCQDIPFPPQSGEMIKFFEFMRLVFRYTCEESKERFWKAEATEEETENEIESDDYLFLQRNSRNSLQLDESIESVYYYRKEFEEREYEDTMLHQRDSKNNLLHLDESAESVCHRQEFEEHEYEAIMLHQIDFKNNLLHPDETIEKACHRQEFERDHELEATLLRRPLFEGERAAEANLRHRPLFENGLLRRPLSEGEYGSNLLRRQMMKNYPFHRSVSEGESDGGLFRRALFEGRLIRLQILEGE